The window GCGCGGTCAGACGGTCAAGATGACCCGCATGCGCAAGGTCATCGGCGACAACATGATGAAGGCCCTGCACTCGCAGGCTCAGCTCAGCTCCGTGGTCGAGGTGGACATCACCAAGATCATGAAGCTGCGCGAGAAGGCCAAGGGCGCGTTCCTGGCCCGTGAGGGCGTCAAGCTCTCGCCGATGCCGTTCTTCGTCAAGGCCGCGGCCCAGGCGCTGAAGGCCCACGCGGTCGTCAACGCCCGGATCAACGAGGACGAGGGCACCATCACCTACTTCGACTCGGAGAACATCGGCATCGCCGTGGACTCCGAGAAGGGCCTGATGACCCCGGTCATCAAGGGTGCCGGTGACCTCAACCTGGCGGGCATCTCCAAGGCGACCGCCGACCTGGCCGCCAAGGTCCGCGGCAACAAGATCACGCCGGACGAGCTGTCGGGCGCGACCTTCACCATCAGCAACACCGGCTCGCGCGGTGCGCTGTTCGACACGGTCATCGTGCCCCCGAACCAGGTCGCCATCCTGGGCATCGGTGCCACGGTGAAGCGCCCGGTGGTCCTGGAGACCGCCGAGGGCACCGTCATCGGCGCCCGCGACATGACGTACCTGACCCTGTCCTACGACCACCGCCTGGTGGACGGCGCGGACGCGGCCCGGTACCTCTCGGCCGTCAAGGCGATCCTCGAGGCCGGCGAGTTCGAGGTCGAACTCGGCCTGTAGGGCTCACGCCCCCGCGGCAGCCACTCGATACGGCGCCCTCGCCCGGAACACCCTCCGGGCGGGGGCGCCGTCGTCATACGCTGACTGGTCCAGCAACGAGTCGGCGGGGGCACGCATGTCACGCGCACGGGTGAACGATCTTGTAGTGGTACTGCCGGGCATCATGGGCAGCCGACTGGCGAACGCCGACGGCAAACCGGTCTGGGACCTGTCCGGCGGCGCCCTGGCGCGAGCACTGCGGACCGTCGGCGGCTCGGTGAAGGGGCTGCGCCTCCCGAGGGACATCGGAAACGACCACCCCGGCGACGGGGTCGTCCCCATCGGCGTCATGCCCGACGTGCACGCCCTCCCCGGACTCTGGCAGCCGGTCGACGGCTACACGGACCTGCTGGGCTGGCTGGAGCGGTCCTTCACGCTCACGCGCGGGGAGAACCTGGTCCCCTTCGCGTACGACTGGCGTTTGTCCTGCCGCTACAACGCGGAGCGGCTCAAGGAGGTCGTCGACCGCGCCCTGGAGCGCTGGCAGGACTCGGCGGCCGAGCGCCGGGACGCCCGCGTCGTCTTCATCTGCCATTCCATGGGCGGGCTGATCGCCCGCCAGTACGTGGAGCTGCTCGGCGGACACGAGACCACCCGCCGTCTGATCACCCTGGGCACCCCGCACCGCGGCTCGCTGGACGCCCTGGCCCACCTGGTGAACGGCCTCCGCAAGGGGTGGGGCCCGCTCGGCGTCGACCTCAGCGCCTTCGCCCGCAGCCTGCCCTCCCTGCACCAGCTGGCCCCCGACTACGCGTGCGTCACGGCTCCCGGAGGTCTCGTGTACGCCCGTGAGCTGACCGGTCTGCCGGGCGTCGACCCCGGGCTGCTGGCGGACGCGGCACTCTTCCACGCGGACCTGCGCCGCGCGGCGGCCGGCCGGCCCGAGCCGACCCCGCTGCACGCCATCACCGGTAT is drawn from Streptomyces sp. NBC_01232 and contains these coding sequences:
- a CDS encoding esterase/lipase family protein encodes the protein MSRARVNDLVVVLPGIMGSRLANADGKPVWDLSGGALARALRTVGGSVKGLRLPRDIGNDHPGDGVVPIGVMPDVHALPGLWQPVDGYTDLLGWLERSFTLTRGENLVPFAYDWRLSCRYNAERLKEVVDRALERWQDSAAERRDARVVFICHSMGGLIARQYVELLGGHETTRRLITLGTPHRGSLDALAHLVNGLRKGWGPLGVDLSAFARSLPSLHQLAPDYACVTAPGGLVYARELTGLPGVDPGLLADAALFHADLRRAAAGRPEPTPLHAITGIRQPTLTTAELSGDALTPLWDIDSVYEHGDGTVPRLSARPANADNTDYAVPEAHTPCEQHGSLQNNRGVRDALCGLLGHERPFHRGGEDGDITLGVLAPSLPAPGDPYEVTVTVPPEVPDHDALHLTAELRPADGTAPLSRTVRPLGEGRYTVAFPAPEPGAYRLAVRVTARAETTVTALTVVGEAGE